The Halorientalis sp. IM1011 genome window below encodes:
- a CDS encoding ParA family protein, protein MHGNDRPATLCVTNAKGGTGKTTVAINVAGALNERGRDVLFVDLDPQGNATEGLGLVEAYDATPPTLFDVLTDPDQRSAVHDLIRPHDEMDVLPSNIDMLQAEHELTMASVMAKLDADPALDVDPAVLEPLTINVGPETITGETALDGLEKVLDRLSGYDYVVVDSPPFYGQLTDTAIYATGNVLIPALTEATSERAIELLFDQIAALEDRTGKSVREVGVVANRVESTNEDAEMLDWLEAVFEDVPVWSVRKRVALQRAFSSGQSLFAYDSTVDMADRFLEIAADLDRQFGFTEEIPQ, encoded by the coding sequence ATGCACGGGAACGACCGTCCCGCGACGCTCTGTGTGACGAACGCCAAGGGCGGGACGGGAAAGACGACGGTAGCCATCAACGTCGCGGGCGCGCTCAACGAGCGGGGGCGGGACGTGCTGTTCGTCGACCTCGACCCGCAGGGCAACGCCACGGAGGGGCTCGGGCTGGTCGAGGCCTACGACGCGACACCGCCCACGCTGTTCGACGTCCTGACGGACCCGGACCAGCGGTCGGCGGTTCACGACCTGATCCGCCCCCACGACGAGATGGACGTGTTGCCGAGCAACATCGACATGTTGCAGGCCGAACACGAGCTAACGATGGCCAGCGTGATGGCGAAACTCGACGCCGATCCGGCGCTCGACGTCGATCCCGCGGTGCTGGAACCGCTGACGATCAACGTCGGGCCGGAGACGATCACCGGGGAGACGGCGCTGGACGGGCTGGAGAAGGTGCTCGACCGGCTCTCGGGGTACGACTACGTCGTCGTCGACTCGCCGCCCTTCTACGGGCAGTTGACCGACACCGCGATCTACGCGACGGGCAACGTCCTGATCCCGGCGCTGACCGAGGCGACCTCCGAACGGGCCATCGAACTCCTGTTCGACCAGATCGCGGCGCTGGAAGATCGGACGGGAAAGAGCGTCCGGGAGGTCGGCGTCGTCGCCAACCGGGTCGAATCGACCAACGAGGACGCCGAGATGCTCGACTGGCTGGAGGCCGTGTTCGAGGACGTGCCGGTCTGGTCCGTCCGCAAGCGGGTCGCGCTCCAGCGGGCCTTCTCAAGCGGGCAGTCGCTGTTCGCCTACGACTCGACGGTGGACATGGCCGACCGCTTCCTTGAGATCGCCGCCGACCTCGACAGACAGTTCGGCTTCACAGAGGAGATACCACAATGA